One window of Oscillibacter hominis genomic DNA carries:
- a CDS encoding helix-turn-helix domain-containing protein — protein MSGIRNNRHALLPFSVIEAASSGDIIAINAVLKHYEGYIAALSMRKLYDENGVSYMAADDEMRKMLEIKLIAKILDFKLIRKA, from the coding sequence ATGAGCGGAATAAGAAATAACAGACACGCGCTGCTGCCGTTCTCTGTGATTGAGGCGGCATCAAGCGGAGACATCATCGCCATCAATGCCGTGCTGAAGCACTACGAGGGGTATATTGCCGCACTCTCCATGCGGAAATTATACGATGAAAACGGCGTGTCCTACATGGCGGCAGATGATGAGATGCGCAAAATGCTTGAGATCAAGCTGATTGCAAAGATTCTTGACTTTAAGCTCATCAGAAAAGCATAG
- a CDS encoding tyrosine-type recombinase/integrase has protein sequence MAAKRRSNGEGSFWQLEDKTWVYQVTVGRKEDGSLKRKSFKGRTKAICKQRKEEWEAEQQALKQSEEAKIQQQDDVEEQRRMLGHSIESEALFAETFMAWLKLYKSPPTRKPSTYASYIDTYNTHFAEFFGPMPLYAITQDVVQDYYQKKQLNGARKDGKKGGLSPKTIRNHHMILKDFFSYAQKKYKLDENPTLETTRPEVVTPEMRVLSPSEMEIFMEEVLRETQRIAILTDLFVGFRVGELLALNISDFNLERQTLTVNKNLIRVDTIALSLDNPNIRILNYNPDKKTHLIVQSTPKTKSSNREISISDGLCELLIRHIFTLANSVWPNPENLLFPSTKGTYIDPKSFEIRLTAVSKRCEIRKVNPHALRHTMATRLAEERVPLNIVQGILGHASLETTKKYLHKNEDVEREAIETMSDYLDMNKLAAAPKLSGTKKRGKFSGIVLPDFSKEQKNIPPESA, from the coding sequence ATGGCCGCAAAAAGAAGATCCAACGGAGAAGGTTCCTTCTGGCAGTTGGAGGACAAAACATGGGTTTATCAGGTTACTGTGGGCCGCAAAGAGGATGGCTCTCTCAAAAGGAAATCCTTTAAGGGGCGCACAAAGGCAATCTGTAAGCAACGCAAAGAGGAATGGGAAGCGGAGCAGCAGGCGTTAAAGCAAAGTGAAGAAGCAAAGATACAGCAGCAAGATGATGTGGAAGAACAGCGTCGAATGCTGGGACACTCCATAGAATCTGAGGCGCTGTTTGCTGAGACCTTTATGGCCTGGCTCAAGCTGTATAAATCCCCGCCTACGCGAAAGCCCTCCACATACGCCAGTTATATCGACACCTACAATACCCACTTTGCGGAATTCTTTGGTCCGATGCCACTGTACGCCATTACACAGGATGTCGTACAGGACTACTATCAAAAGAAGCAGCTCAACGGCGCCCGCAAGGACGGAAAAAAAGGCGGACTGTCACCAAAGACAATCCGCAATCATCATATGATCTTAAAAGACTTTTTCAGCTATGCCCAGAAAAAGTACAAGCTGGATGAAAACCCGACACTTGAAACAACACGGCCCGAGGTCGTTACGCCGGAGATGCGCGTACTGAGCCCTTCTGAAATGGAGATTTTCATGGAAGAAGTTCTGCGGGAAACACAGCGGATCGCAATCCTAACCGATTTGTTTGTAGGCTTTCGCGTCGGGGAATTATTGGCGCTGAATATCTCAGACTTCAATCTGGAGCGGCAGACATTAACGGTCAATAAAAATCTTATCCGGGTTGATACGATTGCACTGTCGCTGGACAACCCGAACATCAGGATTTTAAACTACAACCCCGACAAGAAAACCCATCTGATTGTCCAAAGTACACCGAAAACGAAAAGCTCAAACCGGGAAATTTCCATATCTGACGGTTTGTGCGAGCTGTTGATCCGGCATATTTTTACGCTGGCAAATTCGGTCTGGCCCAATCCGGAAAACCTGTTGTTCCCGTCCACAAAGGGTACCTACATTGATCCCAAAAGCTTTGAGATTCGTCTGACTGCTGTTTCCAAACGCTGCGAGATCCGCAAAGTCAATCCTCACGCATTGCGCCACACCATGGCAACAAGGCTGGCGGAAGAACGGGTACCTCTTAACATTGTGCAGGGAATCCTGGGTCACGCCTCGCTGGAAACAACCAAAAAGTATCTTCATAAAAATGAAGATGTGGAGCGCGAAGCCATTGAAACAATGTCCGATTATCTCGACATGAACAAATTGGCAGCGGCACCAAAACTCAGCGGCACGAAAAAAAGAGGAAAATTTTCTGGCATCGTTCTCCCAGATTTCTCAAAAGAGCAAAAGAACATCCCGCCAGAATCCGCCTAA
- a CDS encoding helix-turn-helix domain-containing protein, whose amino-acid sequence MSEQLKCTQMENGQLPETLTVQEVQKILKLGRNAVYNLIHSHSFPVIRVGNLLRIPREPFYAWLATSHVVRY is encoded by the coding sequence ATGAGTGAACAGTTAAAATGCACCCAGATGGAAAATGGGCAATTGCCCGAAACGCTGACCGTTCAGGAAGTGCAAAAAATCCTGAAGCTCGGCAGGAATGCAGTTTACAACCTGATCCACAGTCATTCGTTCCCGGTGATCAGGGTCGGAAATCTTCTTCGGATTCCCAGGGAACCGTTCTACGCATGGTTGGCAACATCGCATGTTGTGCGTTATTAG
- the mnmA gene encoding tRNA 2-thiouridine(34) synthase MnmA has product MEAKDKQKGNRMKRVYVAMSGGVDSAAAAMLLQRAGYDVTGVTLRLHGYKDRPGICGSADDIEDAAAVAAALGFPHRVMDLTEQFRGQVMERFVEEYRAGHTPNPCIDCNREIKFGALFDAAMAEGADYLATGHYARVGYDESAGRWLLLRGLDRKKDQSYVLYQLTQRQLAHLLLPVGEYEKPAIRAMAEGCGLANAHKPDSQDICFVPNGDYMKFLERFGGLVPEPGDFVDRQGRVLGRHKGLERYTTGQRKGLGVSAAEPLYVLGKDLKAGTVLLGRDEELFTDTLVAERVNWISVPGLDAPMEVTAKTRYSQSEAAATVEELADGRIRVRFERPQRAITAGQAVVLYDGEKVVGGGTIV; this is encoded by the coding sequence ATTGAAGCGAAGGACAAACAGAAAGGAAACAGGATGAAGAGGGTATATGTAGCCATGAGCGGCGGCGTGGACAGCGCTGCCGCCGCCATGCTGCTCCAGCGGGCGGGCTATGACGTCACCGGCGTGACGCTGCGCCTCCATGGATATAAGGACCGGCCCGGCATCTGCGGCTCGGCCGACGACATAGAAGACGCCGCCGCGGTGGCGGCGGCGCTGGGTTTCCCCCACCGGGTGATGGACCTGACGGAGCAGTTTCGCGGGCAGGTGATGGAGCGCTTTGTGGAGGAGTACCGCGCCGGGCATACGCCCAATCCCTGCATTGACTGCAACCGGGAGATCAAGTTCGGCGCGCTCTTTGACGCGGCCATGGCGGAGGGGGCTGATTATCTGGCCACAGGCCACTACGCCCGGGTGGGCTACGATGAGTCCGCCGGCCGGTGGCTGCTGCTACGGGGCCTGGACCGGAAAAAGGATCAGAGTTATGTGCTCTATCAGCTGACACAGCGCCAGCTGGCCCACCTGCTGCTGCCGGTGGGGGAATATGAAAAGCCGGCCATCCGGGCCATGGCGGAGGGCTGCGGGCTGGCCAATGCCCATAAGCCCGACAGCCAGGACATCTGCTTTGTGCCCAATGGCGACTACATGAAGTTTTTGGAGCGCTTCGGCGGCTTGGTGCCGGAGCCGGGCGACTTTGTAGACCGGCAGGGCCGGGTGCTGGGCCGTCACAAGGGCCTGGAGCGCTATACCACCGGCCAGCGAAAGGGCCTGGGAGTCAGCGCCGCGGAGCCGCTTTACGTGTTGGGCAAGGACCTGAAGGCCGGGACGGTGCTGCTGGGCCGGGACGAGGAGCTTTTTACCGACACATTGGTTGCGGAGCGGGTGAACTGGATCTCGGTGCCCGGTCTGGACGCGCCCATGGAGGTGACGGCCAAAACCCGCTACAGCCAGAGCGAGGCGGCCGCCACCGTGGAAGAGCTTGCCGACGGCAGAATCCGTGTGCGGTTTGAAAGGCCCCAACGGGCGATTACCGCTGGCCAGGCCGTGGTGCTCTACGACGGCGAAAAAGTTGTGGGCGGAGGAACGATCGTCTAA
- a CDS encoding HU family DNA-binding protein has translation MIARELQQDEQIRLIGFGTFEVRHRNARIGRNPQTKKNVEIPPANVPVFRPGKALKDSVNAD, from the coding sequence ATGATCGCTCGAGAACTCCAGCAGGACGAGCAGATCCGCCTGATCGGCTTCGGCACTTTTGAAGTCCGGCACCGGAATGCACGGATTGGGCGCAATCCCCAAACAAAAAAGAACGTGGAGATTCCTCCTGCGAATGTGCCGGTATTTCGGCCCGGGAAAGCTCTTAAAGACAGCGTGAACGCTGACTGA
- the gap gene encoding type I glyceraldehyde-3-phosphate dehydrogenase: protein MGIQVGINGFGRIGRNVLRILMERGDQFDLRGINLRNADLDYMVYMIKYDSVFRAFAGTVEHKGGYLYVNGNKIKVFSESDAAMIPWHECGAEYIIESTGAYNSTEKASRHFMGGAKKVLITAPDKDGVTPTFVMGVNHSEYRKEMNVVSNASCTTNCLAPLTKVVNDAFGIEQALMSTIHSATAKQKAVDSRAGRDWRTGRSILGNIIPSTTGAAKAVGRVIPSLNGKMTGMSFRVPTNDVSVVDLTARLKTSATYADVCHAIKRASEGPMKGIVDYVSEQVVSCDLIGNPNTCIFDETAGIMLEDNFVKLIAWYDNEWGYSSKVLDLLAHMYEVDNAE from the coding sequence ATGGGAATCCAAGTGGGCATCAATGGGTTCGGGCGCATTGGCAGAAACGTTCTGCGTATTTTGATGGAGCGCGGGGACCAGTTTGACTTAAGAGGCATCAACCTGCGCAACGCGGACCTGGATTACATGGTCTATATGATCAAATACGACTCTGTGTTCCGGGCCTTTGCGGGCACCGTGGAGCACAAGGGCGGCTACCTCTACGTCAACGGGAACAAAATCAAGGTGTTTTCCGAAAGTGACGCGGCCATGATCCCCTGGCACGAGTGCGGCGCCGAGTACATCATCGAGTCCACCGGCGCATACAACTCCACGGAAAAAGCCTCCCGCCATTTTATGGGCGGCGCGAAAAAGGTGCTCATCACCGCCCCGGACAAGGACGGCGTCACCCCCACCTTTGTCATGGGCGTCAACCACTCGGAATACCGCAAGGAGATGAACGTGGTCTCCAACGCCTCCTGCACCACCAACTGCCTGGCCCCGCTGACCAAGGTGGTCAACGACGCCTTCGGCATTGAGCAGGCCCTCATGTCCACCATCCACTCCGCCACCGCCAAGCAGAAGGCTGTGGACTCCCGGGCCGGCCGCGACTGGCGGACCGGACGCTCCATTTTAGGCAACATCATCCCCTCCACCACCGGCGCTGCCAAGGCCGTGGGCCGCGTCATCCCCTCCCTCAACGGCAAGATGACCGGCATGAGCTTCCGGGTCCCCACCAACGATGTGTCCGTGGTGGACCTCACCGCCCGGCTGAAAACCAGCGCCACCTATGCCGACGTGTGCCACGCCATCAAGCGGGCCTCCGAGGGGCCCATGAAGGGCATCGTGGACTATGTATCCGAGCAGGTGGTCTCCTGCGACCTGATCGGCAACCCCAACACCTGTATCTTTGACGAGACGGCCGGCATCATGCTGGAGGACAACTTTGTCAAGCTCATCGCCTGGTACGACAACGAGTGGGGTTATTCCAGCAAGGTACTGGACCTGCTGGCCCACATGTATGAGGTGGACAACGCCGAATAA
- a CDS encoding sensor histidine kinase, which produces MEEKLLTELLPEVVVQLRNAMVSMGSALASIAPPELRAQNPALDADAAKLYQAYYRLARLVNNLSLADSVEVADQPPLKNYEIVGMLQELYWRAKPQAELLGLDVQFTCQEAPHVVATNQRELNRMVLNLLSNAFKFTPRGGTVVMDLKFVRKMGILSIADNGVGISEERMETLFWRYTDIERMEPHPHGMGLGLPICRRIARSLGGSLLVESKEGLGTKVTCSFPDRRVSTEVSDTRADYTGGLNPTLLELADALPASAFCFRNMD; this is translated from the coding sequence ATGGAAGAGAAGCTGCTGACCGAATTGCTGCCGGAGGTGGTGGTGCAGCTCCGCAACGCTATGGTGAGCATGGGGAGCGCGCTGGCAAGCATTGCCCCACCTGAGCTGCGTGCGCAAAATCCCGCACTTGACGCGGATGCCGCCAAATTGTATCAGGCGTACTATCGTCTTGCGCGGTTGGTGAACAACTTGTCCCTCGCGGACTCCGTGGAGGTAGCGGATCAGCCGCCGCTAAAAAATTACGAAATTGTAGGGATGCTGCAGGAGCTCTATTGGCGTGCAAAGCCTCAGGCGGAACTCCTTGGGCTGGATGTCCAGTTCACCTGCCAGGAAGCACCTCATGTGGTCGCCACGAACCAGCGGGAATTGAACCGGATGGTCTTGAATCTGCTGTCCAACGCCTTTAAATTTACCCCCAGGGGCGGGACAGTGGTGATGGATCTGAAATTTGTCCGGAAGATGGGGATTCTCTCTATCGCGGACAATGGCGTAGGCATCAGTGAAGAGCGCATGGAGACTCTCTTTTGGCGCTATACGGATATCGAACGCATGGAGCCCCACCCCCATGGGATGGGCCTGGGGCTTCCCATCTGCCGCCGGATTGCCAGGAGCCTGGGCGGCAGCCTGTTGGTGGAGTCCAAAGAGGGCTTGGGCACAAAGGTCACCTGCTCCTTCCCGGACAGGCGGGTGAGCACTGAGGTATCTGATACAAGGGCGGATTATACCGGCGGGCTGAACCCGACGCTTTTGGAACTGGCGGACGCGCTGCCTGCGTCGGCGTTTTGCTTCCGCAATATGGATTGA
- a CDS encoding LytR/AlgR family response regulator transcription factor gives MRIAICDDLEADRASLRAALNSIPALFAGTATEVREYVSGEALLMETEDNGAVFDLIFLDIYMGGITGMDTAKELRQLGASAPVIFLTTSPDFAVESYEVNAAGYLLKPIQLEKLSALISHLLTSVERPRVCIQSGRRRRYVFLDDILFAESDNHSLAIHLSGGEILPCSEKLSDLAARLDGRFLRCHQSYLVNMAHVADVVEDFILKDGRRVPIRTRERREIADAYYRFFVTHTLSAL, from the coding sequence ATGCGTATTGCTATCTGTGACGACCTGGAAGCTGATCGAGCCTCACTCCGGGCAGCTCTGAACAGCATCCCCGCGCTCTTCGCTGGAACAGCGACAGAGGTTCGGGAGTATGTCAGCGGTGAGGCCCTTTTAATGGAGACCGAAGATAACGGTGCCGTTTTCGACCTCATTTTTCTGGACATTTACATGGGCGGCATAACCGGAATGGACACCGCAAAAGAGCTGCGGCAGTTAGGCGCTTCCGCTCCGGTGATCTTCCTCACCACCTCGCCGGACTTCGCCGTGGAGAGTTACGAGGTGAACGCTGCCGGCTATCTGCTCAAGCCGATTCAACTGGAGAAGCTGTCGGCCCTGATTAGCCATCTCCTTACTTCCGTAGAGCGCCCTCGGGTCTGTATCCAGTCCGGTCGGCGCCGCCGGTATGTCTTTCTGGATGATATCCTGTTCGCGGAGAGCGACAACCACAGCCTGGCCATCCATCTGTCCGGCGGAGAGATCCTGCCCTGCTCGGAAAAGCTCAGCGACCTGGCCGCCCGGCTGGACGGCCGCTTCCTCCGCTGCCATCAGAGCTATCTGGTTAACATGGCCCATGTGGCCGACGTGGTGGAGGACTTCATCCTGAAAGACGGCCGCCGGGTCCCCATCCGCACCAGGGAGCGCCGGGAGATCGCCGACGCCTATTACCGCTTCTTTGTTACCCATACCCTGAGCGCGCTGTAA
- a CDS encoding S-layer homology domain-containing protein produces MKKRILSLALTLALTVSALSVSAAGAVRFGDVPDGSWAEESIARAVEAGILSGYDSARFGYGHRMSRAAFATALVRLFGWTEVRPAAPTFSDVKDTAAWYYGSVEAAYAHGAITLQSERFRPGDPITREEMAVMIVRALDYEALAGLVQQLPSPFTDLTTNSGYIAVAYNLGLVNGTSPTTFSPSQKATREQAAVLLMRVYDKYHLNTTFVGGLASQETKALPVRMNAVAVEMARLEGIDATFEGDPAVRDLVRGTGAKALMYAACGKEVVEEDTMSGMQAVAWTLADNMELFGYDGILLDVPGLTSAGKEKLVKLAEEIKGRMTKGKLLYVMVDAPAWNDEAPGGYDYEALGKTADRMILRVASYEQTESGFPIAPLEPLEELYYALAGLQGKVPAWKTTVLLTTTGSAWKGEGDQIRPDGSRTAAQIEELLKYGNGYHAGRYASAYAVSGTGAGQTTVWYNDEDAVSARLQLARFFGVTSVMLSDVNSVADYSGYDVAGQLWS; encoded by the coding sequence ATGAAGAAACGGATTTTATCCCTTGCCCTGACGCTTGCCCTGACCGTATCGGCCCTGAGCGTGAGCGCTGCGGGCGCGGTGCGCTTCGGCGACGTGCCCGACGGCAGCTGGGCGGAGGAGAGTATTGCCCGGGCGGTGGAGGCCGGAATCCTCTCCGGCTATGACAGCGCCCGCTTCGGCTACGGCCACCGGATGTCCCGGGCCGCCTTTGCAACCGCGCTGGTCCGGCTGTTCGGCTGGACGGAGGTGCGCCCCGCCGCGCCCACCTTTTCCGATGTGAAGGACACGGCGGCCTGGTATTACGGCTCTGTGGAGGCCGCCTATGCCCATGGGGCCATTACGCTGCAAAGCGAGCGCTTCCGCCCCGGCGATCCCATTACCCGGGAGGAGATGGCGGTGATGATCGTCCGGGCGCTGGACTATGAAGCGCTGGCCGGGCTGGTGCAGCAGCTCCCCTCCCCCTTCACCGACCTGACCACCAACAGCGGGTATATTGCCGTGGCCTACAACTTGGGGCTGGTCAACGGAACCTCGCCCACTACCTTTTCCCCCAGCCAGAAGGCCACCCGGGAACAGGCGGCGGTGCTGCTGATGCGCGTATATGACAAGTATCATCTGAACACCACCTTTGTGGGCGGCCTGGCCAGCCAGGAAACCAAGGCCCTGCCCGTCAGGATGAATGCCGTGGCGGTGGAGATGGCCAGGCTGGAGGGCATCGACGCCACGTTTGAAGGGGACCCCGCCGTCCGGGACCTGGTCCGCGGCACCGGGGCCAAGGCGCTGATGTACGCCGCGTGCGGCAAAGAGGTGGTGGAGGAAGACACCATGAGCGGCATGCAGGCGGTGGCCTGGACGCTGGCGGACAATATGGAGCTCTTTGGGTATGACGGGATCTTGCTGGATGTGCCGGGATTGACCTCCGCTGGAAAGGAAAAGCTGGTCAAACTGGCGGAGGAGATCAAGGGCCGCATGACAAAGGGAAAGCTCCTCTATGTAATGGTGGACGCGCCCGCCTGGAACGACGAAGCGCCGGGAGGCTATGACTATGAGGCGTTGGGAAAGACGGCGGACCGGATGATCCTCCGGGTGGCCTCCTATGAGCAGACGGAGAGCGGCTTCCCCATCGCGCCTCTGGAGCCGCTGGAGGAACTGTACTACGCCCTTGCCGGGCTTCAGGGCAAGGTGCCCGCATGGAAGACCACCGTGCTGCTGACCACCACCGGCTCCGCCTGGAAGGGCGAGGGCGACCAAATCCGCCCGGACGGCAGCCGGACTGCGGCCCAGATCGAGGAACTGCTTAAATATGGCAACGGATACCATGCCGGCCGCTACGCCAGTGCCTATGCCGTCTCCGGCACTGGCGCCGGCCAGACCACCGTCTGGTACAACGATGAAGACGCCGTATCGGCCCGGCTTCAGCTGGCCCGCTTCTTCGGCGTCACCTCCGTGATGCTCAGCGATGTGAACTCCGTGGCAGATTACTCCGGCTATGATGTGGCCGGGCAGCTCTGGAGCTGA
- a CDS encoding sigma factor-like helix-turn-helix DNA-binding protein, protein MLEYEQAYPVHVSEREILDAMNYAKGDGSGSASGHISNKTMYIALNYQQVIERMNQETRDDIACHLELLKREAARIEFYVSLLDQRQEEVIRYSYFEQLTNEEAGTKMHLAARTIKDIKKRAIDALTEMYNYISELQK, encoded by the coding sequence TTGTTAGAGTACGAACAGGCGTACCCTGTCCATGTGTCCGAGCGCGAAATACTGGACGCCATGAATTATGCCAAAGGAGATGGGAGCGGAAGCGCATCCGGCCATATTTCCAATAAAACCATGTACATCGCCCTGAATTACCAGCAGGTCATAGAACGCATGAATCAGGAAACCAGGGACGACATTGCGTGCCACCTGGAGCTGCTGAAACGGGAAGCCGCACGCATCGAGTTCTATGTTTCGCTCCTGGATCAGCGCCAGGAAGAAGTGATCCGGTATTCTTATTTTGAGCAGCTGACAAATGAGGAAGCCGGAACAAAAATGCATCTCGCGGCCAGAACGATAAAGGACATCAAAAAACGCGCGATTGACGCTCTGACAGAGATGTATAACTATATCTCTGAGCTTCAGAAATAG
- a CDS encoding RNA polymerase sigma factor codes for MTLTRSEMETIRRQFDSRCRKILREESYSIRKRLARRAEKEVSLSWLSEKELNRFYVIDEYPSDLFFFDAAEYRIPVRDEKLASALAALPDKKRDVILLAFFLDMKDTEIAAKLKVVGSTIHRRRTSSLEELRSRLEVFENERNKK; via the coding sequence TTGACGCTCACACGATCTGAAATGGAGACGATACGGCGCCAATTTGACAGCAGATGCCGGAAGATTCTGCGAGAGGAAAGCTACAGCATTCGAAAGCGGCTTGCCCGGAGAGCAGAAAAGGAAGTCAGCCTTTCGTGGCTATCTGAAAAAGAGCTGAATCGTTTTTATGTGATTGACGAATACCCGTCAGACCTCTTTTTTTTTGATGCAGCGGAATATCGCATACCGGTTAGAGATGAAAAGCTTGCAAGCGCCCTCGCCGCTCTCCCGGACAAAAAGCGCGATGTGATCCTTCTGGCCTTTTTCCTGGATATGAAAGATACGGAGATCGCAGCAAAACTCAAGGTGGTCGGCTCCACCATCCATCGCAGGAGAACCAGCAGCCTTGAGGAATTAAGGAGTAGACTGGAGGTGTTTGAAAATGAGCGGAATAAGAAATAA
- a CDS encoding sensor histidine kinase: protein MTMTGNNLIYSTVLIFCQLNTMAAALPSRFSRKKTFLFMNLVGAVLLGLCALLSVLLDAETAIAIFGELYVFPQIAAGLFISRYRKGRFWCIFFACDVSSVLCSTGAYTLGSLFFSYNQANLGMLIFRTGGVVLGTVYAVFFLIPKFKNLMDTKGVPWGSLALAVGMMEVMIMVMSTSPALIFLRPEERFNLLGVCVGSGVVLSMLVISLNRVKLAADESRAASERAGVLEGQLALSERYYTDLTTQLQQNRMQVHDLRHHINTLGGLCREGDLEGIRVYVASMETMTPPAEVRQYCASSPVNALLAYYDALCREAGIEFSCDLRLPPLEKVDPLHLCLIFGNALQNALEAIGHLPQSAERYLRVRGAKTGDKLVLSVENPFSGELQLRPDGLPETNKQEPGHGLGLASIRQTAERYGGWCGVQAESGIFTLQAVLRD, encoded by the coding sequence ATGACCATGACAGGGAACAATCTGATCTACAGCACCGTACTCATTTTCTGCCAGCTCAACACCATGGCGGCCGCCTTGCCCTCCCGCTTCTCCCGGAAGAAGACTTTCCTGTTTATGAATCTGGTGGGTGCGGTGCTGCTGGGGTTGTGTGCCCTGCTTTCCGTCCTGTTGGACGCGGAGACCGCCATCGCCATCTTCGGCGAGCTGTACGTATTCCCCCAGATCGCCGCCGGACTGTTCATCTCCAGGTACCGGAAGGGGCGTTTCTGGTGCATTTTCTTCGCCTGCGACGTGTCCTCCGTCCTGTGTTCCACGGGGGCTTATACCCTGGGCTCCCTGTTCTTCTCCTATAACCAGGCGAACCTGGGGATGCTGATTTTCCGCACCGGGGGCGTAGTCCTGGGAACGGTGTACGCCGTCTTCTTCCTGATACCTAAATTCAAGAATCTGATGGACACCAAGGGCGTACCCTGGGGTTCCCTGGCCCTGGCCGTGGGCATGATGGAGGTGATGATCATGGTCATGAGCACCTCTCCGGCCCTGATCTTCCTGCGTCCGGAGGAGCGGTTCAACCTGCTGGGTGTCTGCGTGGGCAGCGGAGTGGTGCTGTCCATGCTGGTCATCTCCCTGAATCGGGTGAAGCTGGCGGCGGACGAGAGCCGGGCCGCTTCCGAGCGGGCTGGGGTGCTGGAGGGCCAGTTGGCCCTCTCCGAGCGATACTACACCGATCTCACCACCCAACTCCAACAAAACCGGATGCAGGTCCACGACCTGCGCCACCACATCAACACCCTGGGCGGCCTGTGCCGGGAGGGTGACCTGGAGGGCATCCGAGTCTATGTGGCCAGCATGGAGACCATGACGCCACCGGCGGAGGTGCGGCAGTACTGCGCCAGCAGTCCGGTGAATGCCCTCCTGGCCTATTACGACGCCCTGTGCCGGGAGGCTGGCATCGAATTTTCCTGCGACCTGCGGCTGCCGCCCCTGGAGAAGGTAGACCCTCTGCACCTGTGCCTCATTTTCGGCAACGCCCTGCAAAACGCTCTGGAGGCCATCGGTCACCTGCCACAGTCGGCAGAGCGGTATCTTCGTGTCCGGGGCGCCAAGACCGGGGATAAACTGGTCCTTTCTGTGGAAAATCCTTTCTCCGGAGAACTCCAGCTGAGGCCGGACGGTCTGCCCGAGACCAATAAACAGGAACCCGGTCACGGCTTGGGCCTGGCCAGCATTCGCCAGACGGCGGAGCGCTACGGCGGCTGGTGCGGCGTCCAGGCGGAGAGCGGCATATTTACCCTCCAGGCAGTGCTGAGGGATTGA
- a CDS encoding helix-turn-helix domain-containing protein, producing MTKTPLDILAQTIRKTREARGLSQMDLAHKLNMNPHTIMDFEVGRSNPKAETVFLIADELDISLDAILFASTDKPNAVSAEVLNFFASRTPEESAKYISLCRQIEQMSKKDTEG from the coding sequence ATGACAAAAACGCCGCTCGATATTTTGGCGCAAACAATCCGCAAGACAAGGGAAGCCAGAGGCTTATCCCAGATGGATTTGGCGCACAAATTGAATATGAACCCACATACAATCATGGATTTTGAAGTGGGGCGCAGCAATCCAAAAGCGGAAACGGTATTCCTGATTGCGGATGAATTGGATATCAGTCTGGATGCGATTCTATTTGCCAGCACAGACAAGCCGAATGCCGTCAGCGCGGAAGTACTCAATTTCTTTGCCAGCAGAACGCCAGAAGAGTCTGCCAAATATATCAGCTTATGCAGGCAGATAGAACAGATGAGTAAAAAGGACACAGAGGGTTAA